Proteins encoded together in one Synechococcus sp. A15-62 window:
- a CDS encoding N-acetylneuraminate synthase family protein yields the protein MRGILIERNFTQFVVFAEDSILSALSKITANQSRLIFVVSESGILQGVLTDGDFRRWIAGCGEIDLNRPVTAAMNANCRSAAEGTSASDLSALLNSRIIALPLLDSHGRIVAVARRATDGLQIGSHRIGDDAPCFLIAEIGNNHNGDLDTALQLIDAAQAAGADCAKFQMRDMSRLYRNSGDSNDMASDLGTQYTLDLLERFQLSDDELFRCFDHAASKGLVPLCTPWDETSLEKLNRWGMEAFKVASADFTNHALLSSLAATGKPLICSTGMASEVEIRSGIRHLQNEGAGYVLLHCNSTYPTPFKDVNLRYLERLRDLAEAPVGYSGHERGIEVPIAAAALGAVVIEKHITLDRSMEGNDHKVSLLPDEFAQMIHGIRRVEESMGSSGERSISQGEMMNREVLAKSLVATCDVPAGTEITEAMVGIQSPGQGLQPNRLADLIGKTLLVSKAAGDFFFPSDLETPAATPRAYRFQHRFGLPVRYHDIESFAASSNLDLVEIHLSYKDLEVNLDEVLPTKQQIGLVVHAPELFAGDHTLDLCSADGDYRRHSIAELQRVVDISRDLRSRFDCPDPVLLVTNVGGFSEHHHLEHADLQPLRQRLIESLRQINTSDDVEIIPQTMPPFPWHFGGQRYHNLFVDTDFIEEFCKETGMRVCLDASHSKLACTHLNASFSGFLRAILPFTAHLHLADAKDVDGEGLQINDGEIDWVQLFALMGQLAPEASFIPEIWQGHKNNGEGAWLALERLEGCVDLSQQRQVA from the coding sequence GTGAGAGGCATCCTGATTGAGCGAAATTTCACCCAGTTCGTTGTCTTCGCGGAAGACAGCATCCTCTCGGCACTCAGCAAGATCACGGCGAACCAGTCCCGCCTGATTTTTGTTGTCTCGGAAAGTGGTATTCTCCAGGGCGTTCTCACCGATGGTGACTTCCGACGCTGGATTGCCGGTTGCGGCGAGATTGATCTGAACCGGCCGGTAACTGCGGCCATGAACGCCAACTGCCGGTCGGCCGCCGAAGGCACAAGCGCCAGTGATCTGAGTGCCCTGCTCAATTCCCGCATCATTGCGCTGCCGCTGCTGGACAGCCATGGCCGCATCGTCGCCGTGGCCCGACGCGCCACCGACGGGCTCCAGATCGGTTCCCACCGCATCGGCGATGACGCCCCCTGCTTCCTGATCGCCGAGATCGGCAACAACCACAACGGTGATCTCGACACCGCTCTTCAACTGATTGATGCCGCCCAGGCGGCTGGGGCGGACTGCGCCAAGTTCCAGATGCGGGACATGAGCCGGCTGTATCGCAATTCAGGCGACAGCAACGACATGGCCTCCGATCTGGGCACCCAGTACACCCTGGATCTGCTCGAGCGCTTCCAACTCAGTGACGATGAGCTGTTCCGCTGCTTTGACCATGCCGCCAGCAAAGGCTTGGTACCTCTCTGCACCCCTTGGGATGAAACGAGCCTCGAGAAGCTCAACCGCTGGGGGATGGAAGCCTTCAAGGTGGCGTCGGCGGATTTCACCAACCACGCTTTGCTCTCCAGCCTGGCGGCGACCGGAAAGCCCCTGATCTGCTCAACCGGCATGGCTTCGGAAGTGGAGATCCGCTCCGGCATCCGCCACCTCCAAAACGAGGGCGCCGGCTACGTGCTGCTGCACTGCAATTCCACGTATCCCACCCCCTTCAAGGACGTCAATCTGCGCTACCTCGAGCGGCTGCGCGACCTGGCCGAGGCGCCCGTGGGCTATTCCGGCCATGAACGAGGCATTGAAGTGCCGATTGCCGCCGCAGCCCTTGGCGCTGTGGTGATCGAGAAACACATCACCCTCGATCGCTCGATGGAAGGCAACGACCACAAGGTGAGCCTGCTGCCCGATGAATTCGCCCAGATGATCCACGGCATTCGCCGGGTGGAGGAGTCGATGGGCAGCAGCGGCGAGCGCAGCATCAGCCAGGGCGAAATGATGAACCGCGAAGTGCTGGCCAAGAGTCTCGTCGCCACCTGCGACGTACCTGCAGGCACGGAGATCACCGAGGCGATGGTCGGCATCCAGAGCCCTGGGCAAGGCCTGCAGCCCAACCGTCTTGCCGACCTCATTGGCAAGACGCTGCTGGTGAGCAAAGCCGCCGGCGATTTTTTCTTTCCCTCAGACCTTGAAACCCCGGCCGCCACGCCGCGCGCCTACCGATTCCAACACCGCTTTGGCCTGCCGGTTCGTTATCACGACATCGAGAGCTTTGCTGCCAGCAGCAATCTCGACCTTGTTGAAATCCACCTCAGCTACAAGGATCTCGAGGTCAACCTTGATGAAGTGCTGCCGACAAAGCAGCAGATCGGCCTGGTGGTGCATGCCCCCGAATTGTTTGCTGGGGATCACACCCTCGACCTCTGCAGCGCTGATGGCGACTACCGCCGCCATTCGATTGCAGAACTCCAGCGCGTGGTCGACATCTCTCGTGACCTGCGAAGTCGTTTCGACTGCCCCGATCCCGTCCTGCTGGTGACCAACGTCGGGGGATTCTCAGAGCACCACCATCTCGAGCACGCGGACTTGCAACCGCTACGGCAACGCCTGATCGAGAGCCTTCGGCAGATCAACACCTCTGACGATGTGGAAATCATTCCCCAGACCATGCCCCCCTTCCCCTGGCACTTCGGGGGGCAGCGCTATCACAACCTCTTCGTCGACACCGACTTCATCGAGGAATTCTGCAAGGAAACCGGCATGCGCGTCTGCCTGGATGCCTCCCACTCCAAGCTTGCCTGCACCCACCTCAATGCCTCCTTCAGCGGCTTCCTCAGGGCGATCCTTCCGTTCACAGCCCACCTGCATCTGGCTGACGCCAAGGACGTGGATGGTGAAGGGCTGCAGATCAACGACGGTGAGATCGACTGGGTGCAGCTGTTTGCCCTGATGGGTCAACTGGCCCCCGAAGCAAGCTTCATCCCCGAAATCTGGCAAGGCCATAAGAACAACGGCGAAGGCGCCTGGCTCGCCCTTGAGCGCCTTGAAGGCTGTGTTGATTTGAGCCAGCAGCGTCAGGTCGCGTGA
- a CDS encoding cytidylyltransferase domain-containing protein: MAVPRGALALIPARGGSKGIPGKNLQTVGGVPLVCRSIRAALASNGVGRVVVSTDDEAIAAAAETEGAEVIQRPAEIAGDTASSESALLHALDVLEQQGPLETELVFLQCTSPFTTGAQIDAVLAALHGKGSNSSFSVTPWHGFLWRADGRGINHDPGLPRQRRQDLEPAFLETGAIYAMAITAFRRCGSRFCPPTSPVVLQEVGPEIDTPEDLALCRSIAAQKGE; the protein is encoded by the coding sequence ATGGCAGTCCCCCGTGGCGCGCTGGCCCTGATCCCCGCCCGTGGTGGATCCAAAGGAATTCCAGGCAAAAACCTTCAAACGGTGGGAGGAGTGCCCCTGGTCTGCCGCAGCATTCGTGCAGCCCTCGCCAGCAACGGCGTGGGGCGGGTGGTGGTCAGCACGGACGACGAAGCCATTGCAGCCGCAGCCGAAACCGAAGGGGCCGAGGTCATCCAGAGGCCGGCGGAGATCGCCGGCGACACCGCCAGTTCTGAATCGGCGCTGTTGCATGCCCTGGATGTGCTGGAACAGCAGGGCCCTCTCGAAACCGAGCTGGTGTTCCTGCAATGCACATCCCCCTTCACGACAGGGGCCCAGATCGATGCCGTACTGGCCGCACTCCATGGAAAGGGCAGCAACAGCAGCTTCTCTGTCACGCCTTGGCATGGCTTCCTCTGGCGGGCCGATGGGCGAGGCATCAACCACGACCCTGGGTTGCCCCGCCAACGTCGGCAGGACCTCGAACCAGCTTTTCTGGAAACCGGCGCGATTTACGCCATGGCCATCACGGCCTTCCGGCGCTGTGGCAGCCGCTTCTGCCCACCAACAAGCCCAGTGGTGCTGCAGGAGGTGGGACCAGAAATCGACACGCCCGAGGATCTGGCCCTCTGCCGCAGCATCGCGGCCCAGAAAGGCGAGTAA
- a CDS encoding sulfotransferase family protein: protein MAQPHHFIRMKHYNLLYGRVPKAANSSIKAALCRLLSEMPPKGTKTTSDKFWQHETNHETELITLRRARKYRRSHFSFSFVRNPFDRLIAAYNNKVIENEEPPQPMQNMGVTHGMSFEDFLDVLIETPYKQYDVHVLPQSQLLCIGNQIVPKFVGRVEQINEHWAELRDILARQGVEVMESLPQKNVRRSDRGGLQDYFNSDALIEKTLRIYGDDVRLFYNDVSVDHLIQNKPLPAINTLHSKGLKLSNWLRELGFGR from the coding sequence ATGGCCCAACCACATCACTTCATCCGGATGAAGCACTACAACCTGCTCTATGGGCGGGTTCCCAAAGCGGCGAATTCCTCGATCAAAGCGGCCCTTTGCCGTCTGCTCAGTGAAATGCCCCCCAAAGGGACAAAAACCACCTCTGACAAGTTCTGGCAGCACGAAACGAATCATGAGACGGAGCTGATCACGCTTCGCCGTGCCCGCAAGTACAGGCGCAGCCATTTCAGCTTCAGCTTCGTACGCAACCCCTTCGACCGGTTGATCGCGGCTTACAACAACAAAGTGATCGAAAACGAGGAACCACCCCAGCCGATGCAGAACATGGGCGTCACCCACGGAATGTCGTTCGAGGATTTTCTCGACGTCTTAATTGAGACGCCTTACAAGCAATATGACGTTCACGTCTTACCCCAGAGCCAATTGCTCTGCATTGGCAATCAAATCGTGCCGAAGTTTGTTGGACGCGTGGAACAGATCAACGAACATTGGGCTGAACTGCGCGACATCCTGGCCCGACAAGGGGTCGAGGTGATGGAGTCGTTACCACAGAAGAATGTCCGACGCAGTGATCGCGGTGGCCTGCAGGATTACTTCAACAGCGATGCACTCATCGAAAAAACATTACGGATTTACGGAGACGATGTGCGCCTGTTCTACAACGATGTTTCTGTGGATCACCTGATTCAGAACAAGCCCCTACCAGCGATCAACACGCTGCACAGCAAGGGCTTGAAGCTGTCCAACTGGCTCCGGGAGCTTGGCTTCGGACGTTGA
- a CDS encoding capsular polysaccharide biosynthesis protein, which yields MTRPAALQLGVPARGMLAHRTLAQLLAPDRLVPGRRRDVDVLLAWGRRPSALRVERLARQWDLPVWHLEDGLLRSVAKGREHPPLALLVDELGVHFDATAPSRMEQLIAAPITVTEANRARALQRLWCEQRLSKVNPPREAEAPHVSYVLVVDQSAGDRSIALGLADSSCFQRMLQAALQDHPDCTVVVKVHPDVISGRSRGHFTAEDLAHPRVRLSADGGHPARLLERARAVYVVTSQMGFEALLWGRPVHCFGMPFYGGWGLTHDRCDAPARRRQGASLEALVHAALVGACRCIDPQRHQPCPIETLMGAIGLQRRLQAQQPWRCVAFGFTPWKQRNLRRFLAGSQLRFRAPWRRIPQGVDAVVVWGRRAKPRLLEAAARRQLPVLQVEDGFLRSVGLGADLVDPVSWVVDHQGVYYDATRPSDLESLLATQRWTSAQCQRAAALRQRLVQEAITKYNLQAEPWLRPAGAHRVVLVIGQVESDASIRYGAPGLRTNRALLEAVRAADPEAYLVYKPHPDVVAGLCRAGAGEDAAAALCDEVLSQGSIQQLFTQIDALHVLTSLAGFEALLRGLEVHCWGLPFYAGWGLTHDRERCGRRQRQLSLDELVHAALIDYPRYVSRDSGWFITPEQAIDELVAWRAAPPKRRTLVQALFRHWGRLRRR from the coding sequence ATGACCAGGCCTGCTGCTCTGCAACTCGGGGTTCCGGCCCGTGGGATGCTCGCGCACCGCACATTGGCGCAGCTGCTGGCACCGGACCGTTTGGTGCCGGGCCGCCGCCGCGATGTGGATGTTTTGTTGGCCTGGGGGCGGCGACCCAGTGCGTTGCGTGTCGAGCGACTGGCTCGACAGTGGGATCTACCGGTGTGGCACCTCGAGGACGGTCTGCTTCGCTCGGTGGCCAAGGGCCGGGAGCATCCACCGCTCGCTCTGCTGGTGGATGAGCTGGGGGTGCATTTCGATGCAACGGCCCCGAGTCGGATGGAGCAGTTGATTGCTGCGCCGATCACGGTGACTGAGGCCAACCGCGCACGCGCTCTGCAACGGCTGTGGTGTGAGCAGCGGCTCAGCAAGGTCAACCCCCCGCGGGAGGCGGAGGCGCCGCATGTGTCCTACGTGTTGGTGGTGGATCAATCCGCAGGGGATCGATCGATTGCACTTGGCTTGGCGGATTCCAGCTGTTTCCAGCGGATGCTTCAGGCTGCTTTGCAGGACCATCCAGACTGCACGGTGGTGGTGAAGGTGCATCCGGATGTGATCTCCGGGCGTTCCAGGGGCCATTTCACCGCCGAAGATCTGGCTCACCCCCGTGTTCGTCTCAGTGCGGACGGTGGCCATCCGGCCCGTCTGCTCGAGCGGGCACGGGCGGTCTATGTGGTCACGTCCCAGATGGGGTTTGAAGCTTTGCTTTGGGGTCGTCCGGTGCACTGCTTCGGCATGCCGTTTTACGGCGGCTGGGGGCTGACCCATGACCGATGCGACGCCCCGGCTCGGCGACGCCAAGGAGCCAGTCTGGAGGCTCTGGTGCATGCCGCTCTGGTGGGAGCCTGCCGCTGCATCGATCCCCAGCGCCATCAGCCCTGTCCTATCGAAACCTTGATGGGTGCGATCGGCTTGCAGAGGCGCCTCCAGGCCCAACAGCCTTGGCGCTGTGTGGCCTTCGGCTTCACCCCCTGGAAACAGCGCAACCTGCGCCGCTTTCTGGCAGGCAGTCAGCTGCGCTTTCGCGCTCCATGGCGACGGATTCCCCAAGGTGTTGATGCTGTGGTGGTCTGGGGTCGCCGTGCCAAACCGCGGTTGCTTGAGGCTGCGGCGCGCCGGCAGCTGCCGGTGCTGCAGGTGGAGGACGGCTTTCTGCGCTCGGTTGGACTCGGGGCTGATCTGGTGGATCCGGTGTCCTGGGTGGTGGATCACCAGGGCGTTTATTACGACGCCACCCGGCCTAGCGATCTGGAATCGCTCCTCGCGACGCAGCGGTGGACGTCGGCCCAATGCCAGCGGGCCGCGGCGTTGCGTCAGCGGTTGGTGCAGGAGGCGATCACCAAATACAACCTGCAGGCGGAACCTTGGCTTCGTCCTGCTGGAGCGCACCGGGTGGTGTTGGTGATCGGTCAGGTGGAAAGCGATGCTTCGATCCGCTACGGCGCCCCCGGGCTGCGTACCAACAGGGCGTTGTTGGAAGCGGTGCGGGCAGCGGATCCTGAGGCCTACCTGGTGTACAAGCCGCATCCCGATGTGGTGGCAGGGCTCTGCCGCGCCGGTGCCGGCGAAGACGCCGCCGCTGCGCTCTGCGATGAGGTGCTGTCACAGGGGTCGATCCAGCAGTTGTTCACTCAGATCGATGCACTGCATGTGCTCACCTCCCTGGCAGGGTTTGAGGCGTTGCTGCGCGGTCTTGAGGTGCATTGCTGGGGCCTGCCGTTCTATGCCGGCTGGGGTCTGACCCACGACCGCGAGCGTTGCGGTCGTCGTCAGCGGCAGCTGTCTTTGGACGAGCTGGTTCATGCCGCCCTGATCGACTATCCCCGTTACGTCAGCCGAGACAGCGGCTGGTTCATCACCCCTGAGCAGGCCATCGATGAGCTGGTGGCTTGGCGCGCCGCTCCCCCGAAGCGGCGCACGCTGGTGCAGGCCCTGTTCCGCCACTGGGGACGGCTTCGGCGCCGTTGA
- a CDS encoding SDR family oxidoreductase has protein sequence MTQLAVSGASGKTGWRVVEEALKRGQSVRAIVRPGSELPSALAKAEKERLLEVLRLELDTAEALLHALQGCTALVIATGARPSINLAGPLQVDAWGVQAQVQACRSLGLKRVVLVSSLCAGRWLHPLNLFGLILVWKRVGERCLERSGLDWTVIRPGGLSEEDSRSTTEGVLVTDADQQQSNSIPRRLVAQVCLDALEQPRACGRILEITSSPAQPKQSLGQWLDQIA, from the coding sequence ATGACGCAACTGGCGGTGTCAGGTGCTTCCGGCAAAACCGGATGGCGTGTGGTGGAGGAAGCGCTCAAGCGCGGTCAATCGGTCCGAGCCATCGTTCGGCCGGGCTCCGAGCTGCCTTCAGCTTTGGCCAAGGCCGAGAAGGAACGACTCCTTGAGGTCCTTCGCCTGGAGCTGGACACGGCGGAAGCGTTGCTCCATGCGCTGCAGGGCTGCACGGCATTGGTGATCGCCACGGGCGCTCGACCGTCGATCAATCTGGCGGGTCCCCTTCAGGTGGATGCCTGGGGAGTGCAGGCGCAGGTGCAGGCTTGCCGCTCTCTGGGATTGAAGCGCGTGGTGCTGGTGAGTTCCCTCTGCGCTGGCCGATGGCTGCATCCCCTCAACCTGTTCGGCCTGATCCTGGTTTGGAAGCGGGTTGGTGAGCGCTGCCTGGAGCGCAGCGGTCTGGATTGGACCGTGATTCGTCCTGGAGGCCTCAGTGAAGAGGACAGCCGCAGCACAACGGAGGGCGTGCTGGTGACAGACGCCGATCAACAGCAGAGCAACAGCATCCCTCGCCGTCTTGTGGCACAGGTGTGCCTGGATGCACTGGAGCAGCCACGTGCTTGTGGCCGCATCCTAGAAATCACCAGTTCCCCTGCCCAGCCCAAGCAGTCGCTTGGACAGTGGTTGGATCAGATCGCTTGA
- a CDS encoding Nif11-like leader peptide family natural product precursor has product MSTDQLRQFFAHISRDPSLREQVLQAVSADAAALIAQELGYEVSGDELLRFSGKSSSGVSVTKIQHPGEYH; this is encoded by the coding sequence ATGAGCACGGACCAACTCCGGCAATTTTTTGCTCACATTTCTAGAGATCCTTCGCTGCGAGAGCAGGTGCTCCAGGCTGTGAGTGCCGACGCTGCGGCCCTGATTGCCCAGGAGCTGGGCTACGAAGTCTCCGGCGATGAACTGCTGCGCTTCTCAGGCAAGAGCTCTTCGGGCGTGAGCGTCACCAAGATCCAACACCCGGGCGAATACCACTAA
- a CDS encoding DUF6716 putative glycosyltransferase, with amino-acid sequence MTFLLISDGVLEHSACWLMAEALEQQGLRCITAGPPLQGHQPLTTPAPQLSIDLAQLPAHPLLEQVSAIGLFLQNPDEIPRFIKTYQNLCREVGRTPATLFSGPLVPLVGDALIQDLSLRLGCDLLLVSGEHQRRQLRSLTFNWPTSLRVPPVICTGFWFPQDAPCAPTQKPLLLALIQERIPTHLGAHEHLLRQLNSWARQRPNWTVMLQRDHSWSATTTLMANDEPLANNLLEAAPGQLLPLLGSCTACLTVSSPWSLAAMAWGRIPIIVGDYGIHDEQNTTGFFGCGAMHRLRSIPHLDAVRELPMANQAWLDDNGADITNGPQRLARALSDLALHEEP; translated from the coding sequence ATGACGTTCCTGCTGATCAGCGATGGAGTGCTGGAGCATTCCGCCTGCTGGCTGATGGCGGAAGCGCTGGAGCAACAGGGGCTGCGCTGCATCACGGCAGGGCCGCCGCTGCAGGGACACCAGCCTCTGACCACACCCGCACCTCAGCTGAGCATCGACCTGGCCCAGCTGCCCGCTCACCCTTTGTTGGAGCAGGTCTCAGCCATCGGCCTCTTCCTGCAGAACCCGGACGAGATCCCACGCTTCATCAAGACCTATCAAAACCTCTGCAGGGAAGTCGGACGGACACCAGCGACCTTGTTCAGCGGCCCCCTCGTGCCTTTGGTGGGGGATGCCCTGATTCAGGATCTCAGCCTGCGCCTGGGGTGTGATCTTCTGCTGGTGAGCGGCGAGCACCAACGCCGACAACTCCGATCGCTCACCTTCAACTGGCCCACAAGCCTTCGTGTTCCACCTGTGATCTGCACGGGCTTCTGGTTCCCTCAGGACGCACCATGTGCCCCAACCCAGAAGCCCCTGCTGCTGGCCTTGATCCAGGAGCGGATCCCCACCCATCTGGGAGCCCATGAGCATTTGCTTCGCCAACTCAACAGCTGGGCGCGGCAACGTCCGAACTGGACCGTGATGCTGCAGCGCGACCACAGCTGGAGCGCAACGACAACGCTGATGGCCAACGACGAACCCTTGGCCAACAACCTGTTGGAAGCGGCCCCTGGCCAACTTCTGCCACTGCTGGGGTCCTGCACCGCCTGCCTCACGGTGAGCTCGCCATGGAGCCTGGCGGCGATGGCCTGGGGCCGGATCCCGATCATCGTGGGCGACTACGGCATCCACGATGAACAGAACACAACTGGGTTCTTCGGCTGCGGTGCCATGCATCGCCTTCGAAGCATCCCCCACCTCGATGCCGTCAGGGAGCTACCCATGGCGAACCAAGCCTGGCTAGATGACAATGGCGCCGACATCACCAATGGACCGCAGCGTCTGGCCAGGGCCCTGAGCGACCTGGCGCTCCACGAGGAACCATGA
- a CDS encoding DUF6716 putative glycosyltransferase has translation MTSTASQPTLDVLLIADSDSQLLACEALCSAPTALNVHWTFSVIPRDGTPQALLQRLAERGTLRHQSLARLLRDRRLQHFDAIGVFLTGSKINDIRLALQRSRQRPLLFCGFNGVVLDHFIEGVSWRMGYDLICLSGPRDRDALEQLVTGTPFAQQRTVLTGLRRNAPCTDCTPVAERPRRLVFAEQVIMPATSSERSRLVRLLSDLAGRSPNWDVVIKPRIAPGDATFHDVETHITTTLQQTLGVPPTNLRLDYRPLPVLLKQARLLATLSSTAFFDALDFGCRAIAINDLGLQPNYGGHVYAGSGVWRSLEAIPNLDALDAEGPSPDPRWLEWMGYGQQFSPSALLEALNEQKHRTPEPPPSRIGYPGNAQSSFNQLRLGAEAAIASGDWTNARELLWQAAMMRPLHRGVARRHWAVRQSNPLIRQIALLMSYRDLK, from the coding sequence ATGACATCAACTGCGAGCCAGCCCACGCTCGATGTGCTGCTGATCGCGGACAGCGACAGCCAGCTGCTGGCCTGTGAAGCCCTTTGCAGTGCTCCGACCGCGCTGAACGTTCACTGGACGTTCAGTGTGATTCCAAGGGACGGAACACCCCAGGCTTTGTTGCAACGCCTGGCCGAGCGAGGAACTCTGCGCCACCAAAGCCTGGCTCGGCTGCTGAGGGATCGGCGGCTGCAGCACTTTGATGCCATCGGCGTTTTCCTGACGGGCAGCAAGATCAACGACATCCGTCTTGCCCTGCAACGGAGTCGCCAGCGCCCCTTGCTGTTCTGTGGGTTCAATGGTGTGGTGCTCGACCACTTCATCGAAGGGGTGAGCTGGCGAATGGGCTACGACCTGATCTGCCTCAGCGGCCCGCGCGATCGGGACGCCCTGGAACAGCTGGTGACCGGAACCCCGTTTGCACAGCAGCGCACCGTGCTGACCGGCCTGCGGCGCAACGCCCCTTGCACAGACTGCACTCCCGTAGCGGAACGCCCGCGGCGACTGGTGTTTGCCGAACAGGTGATCATGCCTGCGACAAGCAGCGAACGGTCCCGACTCGTGCGCCTGCTCAGCGATCTGGCCGGACGTTCTCCCAATTGGGACGTGGTGATCAAACCCCGAATCGCCCCCGGCGATGCCACGTTTCATGATGTCGAGACCCACATCACCACCACCCTGCAGCAAACCCTGGGGGTGCCTCCCACCAATCTGCGGCTGGACTATCGCCCCCTGCCGGTGCTGTTGAAGCAGGCCCGGCTGCTGGCCACGCTCTCCTCAACCGCTTTCTTCGACGCCCTCGACTTCGGCTGCCGGGCGATTGCCATCAATGATCTGGGCCTACAACCGAACTATGGAGGCCACGTTTATGCCGGCAGCGGTGTGTGGCGCTCCCTGGAGGCCATCCCCAACCTTGATGCCCTTGATGCCGAGGGGCCATCCCCGGATCCGCGCTGGCTGGAGTGGATGGGCTACGGCCAGCAGTTCAGTCCCTCCGCGCTTTTGGAGGCCCTGAACGAACAAAAACACCGGACACCGGAGCCACCGCCCAGCCGCATTGGTTATCCGGGCAATGCCCAGTCCAGCTTCAACCAATTGCGCTTGGGAGCCGAAGCCGCCATCGCGAGTGGTGATTGGACCAATGCTCGGGAGCTGCTCTGGCAAGCAGCCATGATGCGACCGCTGCACCGCGGCGTTGCCCGCCGCCATTGGGCCGTCCGCCAATCCAATCCACTGATACGTCAGATCGCGCTGCTGATGTCGTACAGAGATCTGAAGTAA
- a CDS encoding DUF6716 putative glycosyltransferase, which translates to MAPAESKCLVGRKIAAVACFDSFGKLAMTMLASCRREGADVTLLLLELNNRALSRRQRLEIRRIDPKIRIENHNWNDLRQLCGAMPGHVDALILGLDGQRSRDALLQLKNIWVDQDQRPRLISAYPGILFRFGLEGMMDRSGADLLCLNSADDLALYGRGRKALGLDSSNAVVTGLPILWQTKPRSETPDTPSIVFFEQPSIPVHPLQRRFLCNQIKELAEAWPEHPVIFKPRTSSIESTLHRRHGEMASVIDKMTRDQPNLKLSFKPATRLLRQCGCAITVSSTAAMESMAMGISTRIVGDLGVTETLGNHFFASSGAIASFAAIKANPFELIHDVQWLEQQGLQRDGEDRFITALVDKLTRPAAPLGVLNHGPLSWGSSAWQKAALENGGRRMLSSGGARSSQRKRHRTRRIVRSLRDGVVGFGWLSKLLRER; encoded by the coding sequence ATGGCGCCCGCAGAATCCAAGTGCCTCGTTGGCCGCAAGATCGCGGCCGTCGCCTGCTTCGACTCCTTCGGGAAGCTGGCGATGACCATGCTGGCGTCCTGCCGGCGGGAGGGTGCCGATGTCACCTTGCTGCTGCTGGAGCTGAACAACCGGGCCCTCTCCAGGCGGCAACGCCTCGAAATTCGGCGGATCGACCCGAAAATCCGCATCGAAAACCACAACTGGAACGACCTGCGTCAGCTCTGCGGCGCCATGCCGGGGCATGTCGACGCTCTGATCCTGGGCCTGGATGGCCAACGCAGCCGAGATGCGCTGCTGCAACTGAAAAACATCTGGGTGGATCAGGACCAACGCCCACGCCTGATCAGCGCTTATCCAGGAATCCTGTTCCGCTTCGGCCTCGAGGGAATGATGGATCGTTCAGGCGCCGACCTGCTCTGCCTAAACAGTGCAGACGATTTGGCCCTGTACGGCCGTGGCCGCAAGGCCTTGGGCCTGGACAGCAGCAATGCCGTGGTCACGGGACTGCCGATTCTCTGGCAGACGAAACCGCGTTCTGAAACACCCGACACTCCCTCGATCGTGTTTTTTGAACAGCCTTCGATTCCGGTGCATCCACTGCAGCGCAGGTTCCTCTGTAATCAGATCAAGGAGCTGGCCGAAGCCTGGCCCGAGCACCCTGTGATCTTCAAACCCCGAACGTCGAGCATCGAGAGCACCCTGCATCGGCGCCACGGGGAGATGGCCAGCGTGATCGACAAGATGACGCGCGATCAGCCGAATCTGAAACTCAGTTTCAAGCCCGCCACCCGACTGCTGCGCCAGTGCGGCTGCGCCATCACCGTCTCTTCCACGGCGGCCATGGAATCCATGGCGATGGGGATCAGCACCCGCATCGTCGGCGATCTGGGGGTGACAGAAACCCTCGGCAACCATTTTTTCGCCAGTTCTGGCGCCATCGCCAGCTTCGCTGCGATCAAAGCCAACCCCTTCGAGCTGATCCACGACGTTCAGTGGCTCGAACAGCAGGGCTTGCAGCGCGACGGTGAGGATCGCTTCATCACGGCGCTGGTTGACAAGCTGACCAGACCGGCAGCCCCCCTCGGCGTGCTCAATCATGGCCCCCTGAGCTGGGGCAGCAGTGCCTGGCAGAAGGCTGCGTTGGAGAACGGAGGCCGGCGGATGCTGAGCAGTGGTGGTGCCCGCTCCAGCCAGCGCAAACGTCACCGCACCCGCCGCATTGTGCGCAGCCTGCGTGACGGTGTGGTGGGATTCGGTTGGCTCTCCAAGCTGTTGCGGGAACGATGA